Proteins encoded by one window of Marixanthomonas sp. SCSIO 43207:
- a CDS encoding endonuclease, producing the protein MKKLLLIPILLVAYATSAQQPYYNDVDLSLTGQDLYFELQDKIDINNNTFTYNDVKDAVKVTDEDPENAANVLLIYGYNDNDGNCVTDRSRDKDDFGGGTCEYNREHTFPRSLANPSMGGTSSGTTGIGADPHNLRPSDVQANGNRGNKKFGSGSGNAGSVSGGAWYPGDEWKGDVARIMMYMYTRYGDRCLPSLVGNGSTQGSTDMLQLFLQWNVEDPVSELEDQRNPYLENIYGNRNPFIDNPILATIIWGGPQAEDRWGLLSTEEFSTATTAIYPNPASETLYIETNTGLGFENYILFDVAGRKVINQQATGAIDVSGLNRGVYLLHLISSDKKIVKKVIIK; encoded by the coding sequence ATGAAAAAACTATTACTTATCCCAATTCTATTAGTTGCTTATGCTACCAGCGCTCAGCAACCTTATTACAATGATGTAGATTTGTCCTTAACCGGCCAAGATTTATATTTTGAGCTTCAAGATAAGATTGATATTAATAATAATACTTTTACTTACAATGATGTTAAAGATGCAGTAAAAGTAACAGATGAAGATCCCGAAAATGCAGCAAACGTATTATTAATTTATGGTTACAATGACAATGATGGAAATTGTGTAACAGATAGAAGTCGTGACAAAGATGATTTTGGAGGAGGAACTTGTGAGTACAATAGAGAACACACATTTCCGCGATCTCTAGCAAATCCATCAATGGGCGGGACAAGCAGTGGAACAACCGGTATAGGTGCCGATCCTCATAACTTACGTCCTTCAGATGTGCAAGCAAACGGAAATAGAGGAAATAAAAAATTTGGTTCAGGAAGTGGCAACGCAGGATCTGTAAGTGGTGGCGCTTGGTATCCAGGTGATGAGTGGAAAGGTGATGTTGCGCGTATTATGATGTATATGTATACTCGATATGGCGACCGTTGTTTACCTAGCTTGGTGGGTAATGGAAGTACACAAGGATCTACAGATATGCTTCAGTTGTTTTTGCAATGGAATGTTGAAGATCCGGTGAGTGAATTGGAAGATCAACGTAATCCTTATTTAGAAAACATCTACGGAAACAGAAATCCTTTTATAGACAATCCTATTTTAGCTACCATTATTTGGGGAGGCCCACAAGCAGAGGATAGATGGGGTTTATTATCTACTGAAGAGTTTTCTACAGCTACAACAGCTATTTATCCTAATCCTGCTTCAGAAACTCTGTATATAGAAACAAACACAGGTCTTGGTTTTGAAAATTATATTCTTTTTGATGTAGCAGGAAGAAAGGTAATTAATCAACAAGCAACAGGCGCTATTGATGTTTCTGGATTAAATAGAGGCGTATATCTTTTACACCTTATTTCTTCAGATAAAAAGATTGTTAAGAAAGTAATTATTAAGTAA
- a CDS encoding RsmB/NOP family class I SAM-dependent RNA methyltransferase, whose amino-acid sequence MRLHRNLVFATVDALHLIFNENKQADKVLKDTLKRDKRWGSRDRSFIAETTYDIVRWKRLYAEIAEVKEPFDRANLFRLFAVWATLNGIKIPDWPQFEATPTRRIKGKFDELSKIRKYRESIPDWLDKLGEAELGKKWTSEIAALNQLADVVLRVNTLKASVKEVQNELFDQDIDTVTIEGYPYALKLKERANVFITDAFKKGWFEVQDASSQKVAEILNPKPGMRVIDACAGAGGKSLHLAALMENKGQVIALDIYGNKLKELKRRARRNGAHNIETRLIDSTKVIKKLKGSADKVLIDAPCSGLGVLKRNPDAKWKLQPEFLNTIKDTQQEILTSYSNMVKPGGQLVYATCSILPSENSEQVSTFLSSEAGKNFSLVNEEKIYASKSGFDGFYIALLQNK is encoded by the coding sequence ATGAGGCTACACCGAAATTTAGTATTTGCAACAGTAGATGCACTGCATTTAATCTTTAATGAAAACAAACAAGCTGATAAAGTGCTTAAAGACACGCTCAAACGTGATAAACGCTGGGGTTCACGTGATAGAAGTTTTATTGCCGAAACTACCTATGATATTGTACGCTGGAAACGGTTATATGCTGAAATAGCCGAAGTAAAAGAACCTTTTGACCGCGCCAATCTATTTCGTCTATTTGCGGTATGGGCAACACTCAACGGAATTAAAATCCCTGATTGGCCACAATTTGAAGCTACCCCTACTCGACGCATAAAAGGCAAATTTGACGAGCTTTCCAAAATAAGAAAATACCGAGAGTCTATCCCAGATTGGTTAGACAAACTTGGTGAAGCAGAATTAGGCAAAAAATGGACTTCTGAAATTGCAGCTTTAAATCAATTAGCAGATGTTGTCCTGCGTGTTAACACTTTAAAAGCTAGTGTAAAAGAAGTTCAAAATGAGCTTTTTGATCAAGATATTGATACCGTAACAATTGAAGGTTACCCTTATGCATTAAAACTCAAAGAACGAGCAAATGTATTTATTACAGATGCTTTTAAGAAAGGATGGTTTGAAGTTCAAGATGCTTCTTCTCAAAAAGTTGCAGAAATTTTAAACCCGAAACCAGGAATGCGCGTAATTGACGCCTGTGCAGGTGCAGGTGGTAAAAGTTTACATTTGGCAGCCTTGATGGAAAATAAAGGTCAAGTTATCGCTCTTGATATCTATGGTAATAAATTAAAAGAATTAAAACGTAGAGCTCGTAGAAATGGTGCTCACAATATTGAAACTCGTTTAATTGATTCAACAAAAGTTATCAAAAAGCTTAAAGGCTCTGCAGATAAGGTTTTAATTGATGCGCCCTGTTCAGGATTGGGTGTTTTAAAACGTAACCCAGATGCCAAATGGAAATTACAACCCGAATTTTTAAATACAATTAAAGATACACAACAAGAGATTCTTACTTCTTATTCAAATATGGTAAAACCTGGTGGGCAATTGGTATATGCAACTTGTTCTATTTTACCTTCAGAAAATAGTGAGCAAGTTTCTACTTTTTTAAGCAGTGAAGCCGGAAAAAACTTCTCCCTTGTAAATGAAGAAAAGATTTATGCTAGCAAATCTGGTTTTGACGGTTTTTATATAGCATTACTTCAAAATAAATAA
- a CDS encoding oxidoreductase produces MRLLPSLLLLLSIISCTSNKSKKFTSVNIEPVFTDSLSIRAITPLDENRVWFAADKGIVGLIDNKQPKLATIKYEDSLLHFRSIAATDSAVFVLSIANPAVLYKIGFDGTKATNIQEVYTETGEKVFYDSMKFWNNEEGIAMGDPIDGCLSIILTKNGGDTWKKLSCDNLPKVESGEAAFAASNSNISLYKDNVWIATGGKRARIFHSSNKGKDWEVFETPIIQGKAMTGIYSVHFFDNKTGIIFGGDWEQKNYNEGNKAITKDGGKTWNLISNGNEPGYRSSVKFVPNTNGNDIVAVGSPGISYSNDQGETWQELSEQGFYALEFVNDSIAFASGANKIVKLLFK; encoded by the coding sequence ATGCGCTTACTTCCCAGTTTATTGCTTTTACTAAGCATAATTTCCTGTACATCAAATAAGTCAAAAAAATTTACTTCGGTTAATATTGAACCTGTATTTACAGATAGTCTCAGCATACGAGCAATTACACCGCTTGATGAAAATAGAGTTTGGTTTGCTGCCGATAAAGGAATAGTAGGGCTCATTGATAATAAACAACCTAAACTTGCCACGATTAAATATGAAGACTCATTACTTCACTTTCGTTCTATTGCAGCGACAGATTCAGCAGTTTTTGTGTTGAGTATTGCAAATCCTGCTGTATTGTATAAAATTGGATTTGATGGAACAAAAGCGACAAATATTCAAGAAGTCTATACCGAAACAGGGGAGAAGGTTTTTTATGATTCTATGAAGTTTTGGAACAACGAAGAAGGTATAGCTATGGGAGATCCTATTGATGGATGCTTATCTATAATTTTAACTAAAAACGGAGGAGATACCTGGAAAAAACTATCCTGTGATAACCTGCCAAAAGTAGAAAGTGGTGAGGCAGCTTTTGCGGCAAGTAACAGTAACATATCGTTGTATAAAGATAACGTTTGGATTGCTACCGGCGGTAAACGAGCTCGTATTTTCCATTCAAGTAACAAAGGGAAGGATTGGGAAGTTTTTGAAACTCCTATCATTCAAGGAAAAGCTATGACAGGCATTTATAGCGTTCATTTTTTTGATAATAAAACAGGAATTATTTTTGGCGGAGACTGGGAGCAAAAAAACTACAATGAAGGAAATAAAGCTATTACAAAAGATGGTGGTAAAACGTGGAATTTGATAAGCAATGGAAATGAACCTGGATATAGATCATCGGTCAAATTTGTACCCAATACTAATGGAAATGATATAGTAGCCGTAGGATCACCAGGAATTTCATATAGCAATGATCAAGGTGAAACATGGCAAGAACTTTCTGAACAAGGCTTTTACGCTCTTGAGTTTGTAAATGACAGCATCGCTTTTGCTAGTGGCGCCAATAAGATTGTAAAACTTCTATTTAAATAG
- a CDS encoding sensor of ECF-type sigma factor: MKQLLILLLIATSTVFAQKNDRDEWHKKIKALKTAHITEELQFSSKEAEKFWPVYNAYEEKMHQLHRTKKEQIYSKLKNGVDAMSTSEANTLIDCEMQLEQRELQYRKELISELKKIISPAKIINLKKAEEDFKKELLKRYRERKRNKK, encoded by the coding sequence ATGAAACAACTACTTATTCTATTATTGATAGCTACCTCGACCGTTTTTGCACAAAAAAACGATAGGGATGAATGGCATAAAAAAATAAAAGCATTAAAAACAGCTCATATTACCGAAGAGCTTCAGTTTTCTTCAAAAGAAGCAGAAAAATTTTGGCCAGTTTATAATGCTTACGAAGAGAAAATGCATCAATTGCACCGAACTAAGAAAGAACAAATTTATTCAAAATTAAAAAACGGTGTTGACGCCATGAGTACTTCTGAAGCTAACACCTTAATTGATTGCGAAATGCAACTAGAACAAAGAGAATTACAATACCGTAAAGAATTAATCTCTGAGTTAAAAAAAATTATTTCGCCTGCAAAAATAATTAACCTTAAAAAAGCTGAAGAAGATTTTAAAAAAGAATTGCTTAAACGCTATAGAGAACGCAAACGGAATAAAAAATAA
- a CDS encoding RNA polymerase sigma factor: protein MVTEQDLVTALQNSKQKEAAFRELVSQYKKQLYWHIRKIVLNHDDTDDVLQNTFIKIYRNIDSFKGDSKLYTWMYRIATNESITFINKRAKRKQISSEEIKESTLKNLETDVYFEGKTIQLQLQKAIASLPPKQQLVFNMKYFDDHTYDELSEILETSVGGLKSSYHIAVKKITEYLKANETF from the coding sequence TTGGTTACAGAGCAAGATTTAGTAACGGCTTTACAAAATAGCAAACAAAAAGAAGCTGCTTTTAGAGAACTTGTATCTCAATATAAAAAACAGCTCTATTGGCATATTCGTAAAATAGTATTAAATCACGATGACACAGATGATGTTTTACAAAATACATTCATCAAAATTTATAGGAATATAGATTCATTTAAAGGAGACAGCAAGCTTTATACTTGGATGTATCGCATTGCAACCAATGAATCAATAACGTTTATTAACAAGCGTGCAAAACGTAAACAAATTTCATCTGAAGAGATTAAAGAAAGTACGTTAAAAAACCTAGAAACAGACGTTTATTTTGAAGGAAAAACCATCCAGTTGCAATTACAAAAGGCAATTGCATCCCTACCTCCAAAACAACAATTGGTATTTAATATGAAGTATTTTGACGATCATACCTATGACGAACTATCTGAAATTCTAGAAACATCTGTAGGCGGATTAAAAAGTAGTTATCACATTGCTGTAAAGAAAATAACCGAATATTTAAAAGCAAATGAAACCTTTTAG
- a CDS encoding ABC transporter ATP-binding protein encodes MKYFKKILRYAQPYKGYAWMNILSNIFYALFGTLAMVSLFPMLSVLFDNTKRRETAPEWEGLLNAKDYFEEYLNFFVTQQAQEGTQDVLIFMVILVIGMFLLKNLFGYLAMYFITFLRNGVLKDLRNDLYKKTIDLPVSFYSEKRKGDTIARITSDVLEIQHSFLSILELIVREPLTILFAIVAMVLISAKLTLFVFIFIPISGLIISRIGKSLKKKSDRVQKEQGYFLSILEETLGGLKIIKGFNAEGIFNRKFNESTSRFYKFSNSLVNRQNLASPTSEFLGIVVIAVILWYGGHMVLVEKSLQPELFIVYMGLAYQILTPAKAISKASYGVKKGNAAAERVLEILETESTIQDAPDAIQKNTFSNSIELKNISFKYEEDYVLHDFSLTVPKGHTIALVGQSGSGKSTIANLITRFYDVNKGAISIDGTDIKKISQHSLRSLLGLVTQDSILFNDTIKENLLVAKENATEEEIEEALKIANAWEFVKELPNGIETNIGDSGNKLSGGQKQRLSIARAVLKNPPIMILDEATSALDTESERLVQDALEKMMQNRTSVVIAHRLSTIQNADKIVVLSKGKIVEQGKHSELLAKKGVYQSLVEMQSLA; translated from the coding sequence GTGAAATATTTTAAAAAAATACTACGCTACGCACAACCTTACAAAGGATATGCGTGGATGAATATTTTGTCAAACATCTTTTATGCTTTGTTTGGTACTTTGGCAATGGTATCATTATTTCCTATGCTTTCGGTTCTTTTTGACAATACCAAGCGTAGAGAAACTGCACCAGAGTGGGAAGGCCTTTTAAATGCTAAAGATTATTTTGAAGAATACTTAAATTTCTTTGTTACACAACAAGCTCAAGAAGGTACTCAAGACGTTCTTATTTTTATGGTCATTCTTGTAATAGGAATGTTCTTGCTAAAAAACCTTTTTGGCTATTTAGCCATGTACTTTATCACCTTTTTGCGCAATGGCGTACTAAAAGACCTAAGAAATGATCTGTATAAAAAAACTATAGACCTACCCGTGTCTTTTTATTCTGAAAAAAGAAAAGGAGACACAATTGCTAGAATCACAAGTGATGTATTAGAAATTCAACATTCTTTTTTATCAATTTTAGAATTGATTGTGCGCGAACCCCTTACCATACTATTTGCCATTGTAGCTATGGTTTTAATAAGTGCTAAGCTCACGCTATTTGTATTTATTTTTATCCCTATATCGGGATTGATTATTTCTAGAATTGGAAAAAGTTTAAAAAAGAAATCTGATCGTGTTCAAAAAGAACAGGGGTATTTTTTATCAATTTTGGAAGAAACATTAGGTGGTTTAAAAATTATTAAAGGGTTTAATGCAGAAGGTATTTTTAACCGAAAATTCAATGAATCTACTTCTAGATTTTATAAATTTTCAAACTCTTTAGTAAATAGACAAAACCTTGCCTCACCTACAAGTGAATTTTTGGGTATAGTTGTTATTGCTGTTATATTATGGTATGGCGGTCATATGGTATTGGTTGAAAAAAGCTTACAACCCGAGTTGTTTATTGTCTACATGGGACTTGCTTATCAAATTTTAACCCCTGCAAAAGCAATTAGTAAAGCTAGCTATGGTGTTAAAAAAGGAAATGCAGCTGCTGAGCGAGTTTTAGAAATTTTGGAAACGGAGTCAACCATTCAAGATGCTCCAGATGCTATACAAAAGAATACTTTTTCTAATAGCATTGAATTAAAGAATATTTCATTCAAATATGAAGAAGATTATGTGCTACATGATTTTTCATTAACAGTTCCCAAGGGGCACACCATCGCATTGGTAGGACAAAGCGGAAGTGGAAAAAGTACCATCGCCAATTTAATCACTCGGTTTTATGATGTGAACAAGGGAGCTATTAGCATTGACGGAACAGATATTAAAAAAATATCACAGCACTCCTTACGAAGCTTGCTAGGTCTAGTAACGCAAGATTCTATTTTATTTAATGACACTATAAAAGAGAACTTACTTGTCGCCAAAGAAAACGCTACTGAAGAAGAAATAGAAGAAGCTTTAAAAATTGCCAATGCTTGGGAGTTTGTTAAAGAGCTTCCCAATGGTATAGAAACCAATATAGGAGATAGCGGTAATAAGTTAAGTGGTGGACAAAAACAACGTTTAAGTATTGCCAGAGCGGTTTTAAAAAACCCTCCTATTATGATCCTTGATGAAGCCACATCTGCTTTGGATACTGAAAGTGAAAGGTTGGTACAAGACGCACTGGAAAAAATGATGCAAAACCGAACTTCTGTAGTTATTGCTCATAGACTATCCACCATTCAAAATGCAGATAAGATAGTTGTTCTTTCTAAAGGAAAAATTGTTGAACAAGGGAAACACAGTGAATTACTGGCTAAAAAAGGAGTCTATCAAAGCTTGGTAGAAATGCAATCATTAGCATAA
- a CDS encoding phospho-sugar mutase: protein MIYVDPSILERVNKWLTPFFDDKTQHTIKEMIAHDPQGLEDSFYKNLAFGTGGMRGIMGVGDNRINKYTLGKNTQGLSNYLKKQFSNEHIKVAIAYDCRHNSKELAQVVANVFSANGIEVFLFSDLRPTPELSFAVKHLNCHCGIVLTASHNPPEYNGYKVYWQDGGQLVPPQDGEIIAEINSLEYSDINFKADSEKIQSIDSEIDNAFAKASIKNGSFNTSEKAKDNLKIVFTSLHGTSITMIPKVLEQAGYKNVTIVEEQAQPDGDFPTVASPNPEEPEALKMALELADKKHADIVIGTDPDCDRLGIAVRDTEGQMTLLNGNQAMILKTHFLLEAYKKADKLNGKQFIASTVVSTPMMQKLAQSYQVIYKEGLTGFKWIAKMVKDFPELEFIGGGEESFGFMVGDFVRDKDAVTATLLACEIAAQKKEAGSSLFEYLQSIYEEYGIYKEHLVSLVKKGKKGAEEISEMMTTLREKPFTEIAGSKVIRFEDLQKQLATTFPSKTTQKLDIPKSNVLIYYTEDGSKIAMRPSGTEPKIKFYMSVQSQATGEAAAKQLEKKIKNISTHLNIN from the coding sequence ATGATTTACGTAGATCCCAGCATATTAGAGCGCGTTAACAAGTGGCTTACCCCTTTTTTTGATGACAAAACACAGCATACCATCAAAGAAATGATCGCTCACGACCCACAAGGTCTTGAAGACAGTTTTTATAAAAATTTGGCTTTTGGCACAGGCGGTATGCGCGGTATAATGGGCGTTGGTGATAATCGAATCAATAAATACACCCTCGGAAAAAACACTCAAGGACTTTCTAATTACCTAAAAAAACAATTTTCTAATGAACACATTAAGGTTGCAATTGCCTACGATTGTCGTCATAACAGTAAAGAATTGGCACAGGTAGTTGCAAATGTATTTTCAGCAAATGGTATTGAAGTCTTTTTGTTTTCAGATCTGCGACCTACACCAGAACTTTCATTTGCCGTAAAACACCTTAACTGCCATTGTGGTATTGTGTTGACTGCTTCGCATAACCCGCCAGAATATAACGGCTACAAAGTGTATTGGCAAGATGGTGGTCAATTGGTTCCTCCGCAAGATGGCGAAATTATTGCTGAAATAAACTCTTTAGAATATTCAGACATTAATTTTAAAGCAGATTCAGAAAAAATTCAATCGATAGATTCTGAAATTGATAATGCTTTTGCCAAAGCATCAATTAAAAACGGAAGTTTTAATACTTCAGAAAAAGCAAAAGACAACCTCAAGATTGTATTTACTTCATTGCACGGTACCTCCATTACTATGATTCCGAAGGTACTAGAACAAGCTGGTTATAAAAATGTTACAATTGTTGAAGAACAAGCTCAGCCAGATGGTGATTTTCCTACTGTGGCATCACCTAATCCAGAAGAGCCGGAAGCTTTAAAAATGGCACTCGAACTTGCAGATAAAAAACATGCCGATATTGTAATAGGTACCGATCCAGATTGTGACAGACTTGGTATAGCCGTAAGAGATACAGAAGGACAAATGACTTTGCTTAATGGTAATCAAGCCATGATACTTAAAACACACTTTTTGCTTGAGGCGTATAAGAAAGCTGATAAGTTAAATGGCAAACAATTTATCGCTTCTACCGTTGTTTCTACACCTATGATGCAGAAACTAGCCCAATCATACCAAGTAATTTACAAAGAAGGCCTTACAGGCTTTAAATGGATTGCAAAAATGGTAAAAGATTTTCCCGAATTAGAATTTATTGGCGGCGGTGAAGAAAGCTTTGGGTTTATGGTAGGTGATTTTGTACGAGATAAAGACGCTGTTACAGCTACCCTATTAGCTTGCGAAATTGCAGCACAGAAAAAGGAAGCCGGAAGCAGTTTATTTGAATACCTTCAATCTATTTATGAAGAGTATGGAATCTATAAAGAACACTTAGTATCCTTAGTAAAAAAAGGTAAAAAGGGTGCTGAAGAAATTTCTGAAATGATGACTACTTTACGTGAAAAACCATTTACCGAAATAGCCGGAAGTAAAGTAATTAGATTTGAAGATTTACAAAAACAACTAGCAACTACGTTTCCGTCAAAAACAACACAAAAGCTTGATATTCCAAAATCAAACGTACTTATTTACTATACCGAAGACGGCAGCAAAATAGCTATGCGTCCTAGCGGAACAGAACCAAAAATCAAGTTTTATATGAGTGTGCAATCACAAGCTACAGGTGAGGCCGCTGCAAAACAGCTTGAGAAAAAAATTAAAAACATTAGTACGCACTTAAACATTAACTAG
- a CDS encoding glycosyltransferase family 2 protein: MNISIVIPLLNEEESINELYHWIANVMQSNGFLYELIFIDDGSNDDSWDIIDNLSREHKEVKAIRFLKNFGKSQALHAGFALAIGDVVITMDADLQDNPEEIPELYHMIVNEKYDLVSGWKKKRYDSVVAKNMPSKLFNFAARKTSGVQLHDFNCGLKAYKNKVIKTIEVTGEMHRYIPVLAKNAGFNKIGEKVVQHQARKYGTTKFGAERFIRGFLDLITISFLSRFGKRPMHLFGAWGAFMLFVGFCFALYLGIDKLFIHTKARLLTERPEFFIALTAMVLGTQLFLAGFLGELILRSKKDSKSYIIKEHRNVKE, from the coding sequence ATGAATATATCCATCGTCATTCCTCTTCTTAATGAAGAAGAATCCATAAACGAGTTATACCATTGGATTGCAAACGTTATGCAATCCAATGGCTTTTTATATGAACTCATCTTTATTGACGACGGTAGCAATGATGACTCTTGGGATATAATTGACAACCTTTCTCGTGAACATAAAGAGGTAAAGGCTATTCGTTTTTTAAAAAACTTCGGAAAGTCACAAGCCCTACACGCCGGTTTTGCTCTAGCTATTGGTGATGTAGTTATTACTATGGACGCCGATTTGCAAGATAATCCTGAAGAAATTCCAGAGCTGTATCATATGATTGTAAATGAAAAATATGATTTGGTATCTGGATGGAAGAAAAAAAGATATGATTCGGTAGTGGCAAAAAACATGCCTTCAAAGCTCTTTAATTTTGCTGCCAGAAAAACATCGGGCGTACAATTACACGATTTTAATTGTGGGCTTAAAGCCTATAAAAATAAGGTTATAAAAACTATTGAGGTAACCGGTGAAATGCACAGATACATACCGGTATTGGCCAAAAACGCCGGTTTTAATAAAATTGGTGAAAAAGTAGTACAGCATCAAGCCAGAAAATATGGCACCACAAAGTTTGGCGCAGAACGGTTTATACGCGGTTTTTTAGATTTAATCACCATTTCGTTTTTATCACGCTTCGGAAAAAGACCGATGCATCTTTTTGGAGCTTGGGGTGCCTTTATGCTTTTTGTAGGGTTCTGTTTTGCATTATATCTAGGTATTGACAAATTATTCATACACACAAAAGCTCGTCTTTTGACCGAGCGACCTGAATTTTTTATTGCTCTTACAGCAATGGTTTTAGGAACGCAACTTTTCCTTGCTGGCTTTTTGGGTGAACTCATCTTACGAAGCAAAAAAGATTCAAAAAGCTACATTATTAAAGAACACCGAAACGTTAAAGAATAA
- a CDS encoding DUF4199 domain-containing protein, translating into MENQTASVKKIGFNYGLILALLVVGLSVIVYVLGLHLDQPWWQSVLNFIFMAVCIIYGLKAFKKDNGGFLSLGEALKTGLVIAIVSGIIGSIFTYIFITVIEPDFITQMLEVTQEKMIEQNPNMTQEQMDMAMGMTEKFMSPWIMFAMGLIASLFFGFIISLIAGLIMKQPRPNHE; encoded by the coding sequence ATGGAAAATCAAACTGCATCTGTTAAAAAGATAGGCTTTAATTACGGCCTTATACTAGCCTTATTAGTTGTAGGCTTATCTGTAATTGTTTACGTTCTAGGCTTACACCTAGACCAACCTTGGTGGCAATCTGTGCTTAATTTCATATTTATGGCTGTTTGTATCATATATGGCCTAAAAGCATTTAAAAAAGATAATGGTGGTTTTCTATCATTAGGTGAAGCACTTAAAACGGGACTTGTTATTGCGATAGTTTCAGGAATAATCGGCTCAATATTTACCTACATCTTTATTACAGTTATTGAACCAGATTTTATTACTCAAATGCTAGAGGTAACTCAAGAAAAAATGATTGAACAAAATCCAAATATGACGCAAGAACAAATGGATATGGCAATGGGAATGACTGAAAAGTTTATGAGTCCTTGGATTATGTTTGCAATGGGATTAATTGCGTCACTATTTTTTGGGTTTATCATTTCACTAATAGCGGGTCTAATTATGAAACAACCTAGACCAAACCACGAATAA
- a CDS encoding type B 50S ribosomal protein L31, which translates to MKKGIHPENYRLVAFKDMSNDDVFLTKSTAETKETIEVDGTEYPLVKLEISRTSHPYYTGKAKLLDTAGRIDKFKNKYAKFKKSPKKEEAKDSE; encoded by the coding sequence ATGAAAAAAGGTATCCATCCAGAAAATTATAGATTAGTTGCATTTAAAGATATGTCTAACGACGATGTTTTTTTAACTAAATCTACTGCAGAAACGAAAGAGACGATCGAGGTTGACGGTACAGAATACCCATTGGTGAAGTTGGAAATTTCTAGAACTTCTCACCCATATTACACTGGTAAAGCTAAATTACTTGATACCGCAGGGCGTATTGATAAGTTTAAAAACAAATACGCAAAATTTAAAAAATCTCCTAAGAAAGAAGAAGCTAAAGATAGCGAATAA